The Streptomyces sp. NBC_00510 genomic interval ACTTCCTCGACGTGCGGGAGCACCCCACCGTCAGCTACCGCAGCACCTCGCTGGAGCCGGCCGCCGGCGACCGGTGGACCGTCCACGGGGAGCTGACCATGCGCGGGATCACCCGCCCCGTCGACCTCGACCTGGCCTACCTGGGCACCGGGCCGGACGCCTGGGGCGGCGTGCGCGCCGCCTTCCGCGCGACGGCCGAACTGCGCCGCGAGGACTTCGCGATGAACTGGAACCAGGTCGTACGGGCCGGGATCGCCACCATGGGGACGACGCTGAGGGTCACCCTCGACATCCAGGCGGTCCAGGGGACGGCCCTCCCCGCCGTCCAGCCGCGGGAAGCATAGGCTGCCGTCCATGGCTGCCTACATCGCGACCAATACCAGCGTGCAACTCGACCAGTTGCTGGAATTCGTACGACCGCGCCACCGCGCCCTGCTGCTGACCACCCGCGCCGACGGCCGCCCCCAGGGCTCCCCCGTCGCCTGCGGGGTCGACGACGCGGGGCGCCTGGTCGTCTCGACCTACCCCGAGCGGGCCAAGGCCCGCAACGCCCGCCGTGACGCGCGGGCCTCGGTGATCGTCCTGTCGGACGAGTGGGACGGCCCCTGGGTCCAGGTCGACGGCACCGCCGAGGTCATCGACTCCCCCGACTCGGTCGAGCCGCTGGTGGAGTACTACCGCAACATCGCGGGCGAGCACCCGGACTGGGACGAGTACCGCGCCGCCATGGTCAAGCAGGGCAAGTCCCTGGTGCGCGTGACCCCGGAACGCTGGGGCCCGATCGCCACGGGCGGCTTCCCGGCGCGGCTGGCCCCGAAGGACTAGGACCTGTCGTCAAAGGAGCTCCCCCGGCTACCGCCGGGAGGCGCCCCCACCGCCCGAAGGGGCGGCGGCCCCGTGGCCGCCGCCCCCTTCCGCGTCCCACGACCTGGGTTCAGCTCGGGTCGGTCAGGTCGTAGACGGTCGTTCCGCCCAGGGTGGTGGAGCCGAAGTTCTCCTCCACCCACGAGCCGATCTGCGAGGAGGTGCCGCTGCCGCCCCCGCCCGTGCCGCCGGCGGCGATGAAGTAGTGGATCTTCCCGGCGGCCACGTACTCCTTGAACCGCTCCAGCGTCGGGGACGGATCGCTGCCGTTGAAGCCGCCGATCGCCATCACCGGCTTGCCGGTAGCCAGCTGGTAACTGGCGGCGTTCTGGGAGCCGATGGCGGCGGCCACCCAGGTGTACGCGTCGGCGTCCTCCAGCAGCGCCTCCTTGGTGGCGTCGGCCACCTGTGAGCCGCCCAGCAGTCCGCCGAGGCCCCCCGCCGCTCCGCCGCGGCGGTTCTCGCCGCCCGTACCGCCACCGGGGAAGCCCTGGCCGCCCTGGCCCTGGCCTTGACCCTGTTGGCCCTGCTGGCCCTGGCCCTGCTGCCCGTTGCCGCCGGGCATGCCCCCGGGGAAGCCGCCCGTACCGCCGGGACCGCCGCCCGGGAAGCCCTGCCCGCCCTGGCCCTGCCGTCCGTTGCCGCCCGGCGTACCGCCCGGGAAGCCGCCGGCCATGCCGCCGCCCTGCACCGCCGGGCCCGCCGTCACGATGGAGCCGGTGTGCGCCGTCCCGACGGTCTGCACGGTGTACGCCAGCGGCCCGCCGAGGGCCGCGACCAGGCCGGCCGCGGCCGCGAGCGGCGCGAGCCGCCGGAGCAGCCGGGCCCCGAGCAGCAGCCCGCCCGCCGCGATCCCGGTGACCAGCACGGCGTACCGCACCCAGGGGTACCAGTCGGCGGAGCGCCCCAGCAGGACGTACGACCAGACCGCCGTGAGCACGACCGTGCCCGCGAGGACCGCCGCGGGCGCCGGGTGCGTGCGCCGCTCCCACAGCATCACCGCGCCCATGCCGGTCAGCGCCGCGATGTAGGGCGCCAGGGCGATGTTGTAGTACTGGTGGAAGATCCCGGACATGAAGCTGAAGGTCAGGAAGGTGACGATCAGCGCACCGCCCCAGGCCAGGAAGGCCGAACGGCCGGTGTCCGCGCGCGGGGCGCGCCGGGTCAGCCAGAGTCCGGCGACCAGCAGCACGAGGGCCGCGGGCAGCAGCCAGGCGATCTGACCGCCCATGTCCGAGCCGAACAGCCGGCCCCAGCCGGTCTCGCCCCACTGTCCGCCGCCGTTCGGCCCGCCGCCCCCGACCGAACCGGTCTCGTCGCCGGTGATCCGGCCGAGGCCGTTGTAGCCGAAGGTCAGCGACAGGAAGCTGTTGTCCTGCGAACCGCCGATGTAGGGGCGGGAGGACGCGGGCCACAGCTCGACGACCGCGACCCACCAGCCGCCGGACACGACGGTCGCCAGACCGGCGAGACCGAGCTGCGCGAAGCGCCGCTTCACCGTCGCCGGGGCGCAGACGGCGTACACCAGCGCCAGCGGCGGCAGGATCAGCCAGGCCTGCAGCGTCTTGGTGAGGAAGCCGAGGCCGAACGCGACGCCGGCGAGCACCAGCCACTTCGTACGGGCGTCCTCCAGCGCGCGCAGGACGCAGTGCACCGCCGTCACCATCAGCAGGCACAGCAGCGCGTCGGGGTTGTTGAAGCGGAACATCAGCGCCGCGACCGGGGTGAGCGCCAGGGCCAGTCCGGCGATCAGGCCGGCGGCCGGCCCGGAGCGGCGGCGCACGGCGGCATGGAGGACGCCGACCGCGGCGACCCCCATCAGCGCCTCGGGCACCAGGATCGCCCAGGAACTGAGGCCGAACAGCCGCACGGACAGCGCCATCGGCCACAACGCGGCCGGGGGCTTGTCGACCGTGATCGAGTTCGCCGCGTCGGACGA includes:
- a CDS encoding glycosyltransferase family 39 protein — protein: MTTSRSDEARDRAVPAQRPLPPPPAHAPAVVSRTPVPVDAPPPGADGRSPVPAGAPAPVAPPAHHVPQGGGTGRPRGTAARLWRGRPQDPRWARPALLALLAFTTVLYLWDLSSSGYANSFYSAAAQAGGESWKAFFFGSSDAANSITVDKPPAALWPMALSVRLFGLSSWAILVPEALMGVAAVGVLHAAVRRRSGPAAGLIAGLALALTPVAALMFRFNNPDALLCLLMVTAVHCVLRALEDARTKWLVLAGVAFGLGFLTKTLQAWLILPPLALVYAVCAPATVKRRFAQLGLAGLATVVSGGWWVAVVELWPASSRPYIGGSQDNSFLSLTFGYNGLGRITGDETGSVGGGGPNGGGQWGETGWGRLFGSDMGGQIAWLLPAALVLLVAGLWLTRRAPRADTGRSAFLAWGGALIVTFLTFSFMSGIFHQYYNIALAPYIAALTGMGAVMLWERRTHPAPAAVLAGTVVLTAVWSYVLLGRSADWYPWVRYAVLVTGIAAGGLLLGARLLRRLAPLAAAAGLVAALGGPLAYTVQTVGTAHTGSIVTAGPAVQGGGMAGGFPGGTPGGNGRQGQGGQGFPGGGPGGTGGFPGGMPGGNGQQGQGQQGQQGQGQGQGGQGFPGGGTGGENRRGGAAGGLGGLLGGSQVADATKEALLEDADAYTWVAAAIGSQNAASYQLATGKPVMAIGGFNGSDPSPTLERFKEYVAAGKIHYFIAAGGTGGGGSGTSSQIGSWVEENFGSTTLGGTTVYDLTDPS
- a CDS encoding PPOX class F420-dependent oxidoreductase, producing MAAYIATNTSVQLDQLLEFVRPRHRALLLTTRADGRPQGSPVACGVDDAGRLVVSTYPERAKARNARRDARASVIVLSDEWDGPWVQVDGTAEVIDSPDSVEPLVEYYRNIAGEHPDWDEYRAAMVKQGKSLVRVTPERWGPIATGGFPARLAPKD